Proteins encoded together in one Vigna angularis cultivar LongXiaoDou No.4 chromosome 5, ASM1680809v1, whole genome shotgun sequence window:
- the LOC108340058 gene encoding uncharacterized protein LOC108340058 encodes MRSFSKNKFLCFRPVVDIDCMLKSEVAPHRSSSPSHFSRVPTSEKQQMVTNSKPKSVYFHHVSPKRTISRVIKAAFYETILNKRDHHKNRYIHDSFVYKHKNLKYGERKTLQSPLSTSSSACSGSHASSESTNVSNHYSTKEKGKEGGHGSPLEKQKRFECYGIYLVLFSLAFTVFWGKLFGILLTSTLLYFFAVWDSSSPCKKRSPKIPRLRESPQDKDTRNYHDIVQDYRMAIVPFSFHVTHDRKLDRVSDDN; translated from the exons ATGAGGAGCTTTTCAAAGAACAAGTTCCTATGTTTTCGCCCTGTCGTCGACATAGATTGCATGTTAAAGTCCGAAGTTGCTCCTCATCGTTCTTCTTCTCCCAGTCATTTCTCACGCGTCCCCACTTCAGAGAAGCAACAAATGGTCACGAATTCAAAACCCAAATCTGTATACTTCCACCACGTTTCACCTAAACGGACGATTTCTCGGGTGATCAAAGCTGCGTTCTACGAAACCATACTG AATAAAAGAGATCACCATAAAAACCGCTACATCCATGATTCATTTGTGTACAAACACAAGAATTTGAAGTATGGGGAAAGAAAAACCCTTCAATCGCCTTTGTCAACTTCATCTTCAGCTTGCTCCGGCTCACACGCGTCATCAGAATCAACGAACGTTTCAAATCACTACTCCACCAAGGAAAAAGGGAAAGAGGGTGGTCATGGAAGCCCACTGGAGAAGCAAAAAAGGTTCGAGTGCTATGGAATATACTTGGTTCTATTCAGCTTAGCGTTTACGGTATTTTGGGGAAAGCTTTTTGGTATTCTTTTGACTTCAACATTGCTCTACTTTTTCGCCGTTTGGGACTCGAGTTCTCCGTGCAAAAAAAGGTCACCAAAAATTCCAAGGCTCAGAGAAAGTCCACAAGATAAAGATACCAGAAATTATCATGACATAGTTCAAGATTATCGCATGGCCATAGTCCCGTTTAGTTTTCACGTGACACATGATCGAAAACTTGATCGTGTGTCAGATGATAATTAA
- the LOC108338857 gene encoding G-type lectin S-receptor-like serine/threonine-protein kinase At2g19130: protein MLNKKPPLLWLSLLITCFFSFHICTSLAALTTISANQSLSGDQTLVSQNGNFEMGFITTGNNSKYYIGMWYRKISQKTYVWVANRDDPVSDKNSAKLTILGGNLVVLDQSQNIVWSTNLSSPSSGSVVAVLLDSGNLILSDRPNASATDAMWQSFDHPTDTWLPGGKISLNNITKKPQYLTSWKNVEDPATGMFSLELDPEGSNSYLIRWNRTEQYWSSGSWNGQIFSLVPEMRLNYIYNFTFVSNENESYFTYSLYNESIISRFFMDVSGQIKQLTWLENAQQWNLFWSQPRQQCEVYAFCGGFGTCTENSMPYCSCLTGYEPKSQTDWNLTDYSGGCVRKSELQCASPNSSNKDSDRFLSILNMKLPNHSQSIGAGDVGECEATCLSNCSCTAYAYDNGGCSIWYGDLLNLQQLTQDDSSGQTLFLKLSASEFHDSKSNKGTLIGAVAGAVGGVVVLLVVLVFVILRRRKRHVGTGTSVEGSLVAFGYRDLQNATKNFSEKLGGGGFGSVFKGTLSDSSVIAVKKLESISQGEKQFRTEVSTIGTVQHVNLVRLRGFCSEGTKKLLVYDYMPNGSLDSKMFQEDSSKVLDWKLRYQIALGTARGLTYLHEKCRDCIIHCDVKPENILLDADFVPKVADFGLAKLVGRDFSRVLTTMRGTRGYLAPEWISGVAITAKADVYSYGMMLFEFVSGRRNSEASKDCEVRFFPTFAANTVHQEGNVLSLLDPRLEGNADIEEVTRVIKIASWCVQDDESHRPSMGQVVQILEGFLDVTLPPIPRTLQAFVDNHENIVFFTDSSSTQSSQVKSTSSQAKSNTSSNNSQSS, encoded by the coding sequence ATGTTGAACAAGAAACCACCGTTGTTATGGCTTTCTCTCCTTATCACATGCTTCTTCTCTTTCCACATCTGTACTTCACTCGCAGCTTTGACCACCATCTCAGCAAATCAATCTCTCTCTGGGGATCAAACTCTTGTCTCCCAAAACGGAAACTTTGAAATGGGTTTCATCACCACAGGTAACAACTCTAAATACTATATAGGCATGTGGTACAGAAAGATATCTCAAAAGACTTATGTTTGGGTCGCAAATAGAGACGACCCAGTTTCTGATAAGAATTCTGCTAAATTAACAATATTGGGTGGTAATTTAGTGGTCTTAGACCAGTCCCAAAATATAGTTTGGTCAACGAATTTGAGTTCTCCTAGCTCAGGTTCTGTGGTAGCCGTGCTTCTAGATTCTGGGAATCTTATATTAAGTGATAGGCCTAATGCATCGGCAACTGATGCTATGTGGCAGAGTTTTGATCACCCCACAGACACGTGGCTTCCCGGTGGCAAGATAAGTTTGAACAACATAACAAAGAAGCCACAGTATCTGACTTCATGGAAGAATGTTGAAGATCCTGCAACGGGAATGTTCTCTCTTGAACTAGACCCTGAAGGAAGCAATTCGTATTTGATTCGTTGGAATAGAACTGAGCAGTATTGGTCAAGTGGTTCTTGGAATGGACAAATTTTCAGCTTGGTTCCTGAGATGAGACTAAACTACATCTACAATTTCACCTTTGTGTCCAACGAGAACGAGAGCTACTTCACCTACTCCTTGTATAACGAGTCTATTATATCTCGCTTTTTTATGGATGTCTCGGGTCAGATTAAGCAACTAACGTGGCTGGAGAATGCTCAGCAGTGGAATTTGTTCTGGTCTCAGCCTCGGCAACAGTGTGAGGTGTATGCCTTCTGTGGTGGATTTGGGACCTGCACTGAGAATTCCATGCCATATTGTAGTTGTTTGACTGGGTATGAGCCAAAGTCACAAACTGATTGGAATCTTACGGATTACTCAGGGGGGTGTGTGAGAAAGTCGGAGTTGCAATGTGCCTCACCAAACTCCTCTAACAAGGACAGTGACAGGTTCCTCTCAATTCTCAACATGAAATTGCCTAATCATTCACAATCCATAGGAGCCGGGGATGTTGGGGAATGTGAAGCAACATGCTTAAGTAACTGTTCTTGTACTGCGTATGCTTATGACAATGGTGGTTGTTCAATTTGGTATGGTGATCTCTTGAACCTGCAACAGCTTACTCAAGATGACAGCAGTGGGCAGACTTTGTTTCTCAAACTTTCAGCGTCTGAGTTTCATGATTCTAAAAGCAATAAAGGGACACTCATTGGTGCTGTTGCTGGAGCTGTTGGTGGTGTGGTGGTTCTTCTAGTTGTTTTGGTGTTTGTGATTCTGCGGCGCAGAAAGAGACATGTTGGGACAGGAACATCTGTGGAGGGCTCATTGGTGGCATTTGGGTATAGGGATTTGCAAAATGCCACGAAGAATTTCTCAGAGAAACTGGGAGGAGGGGGTTTTGGCTCTGTCTTCAAAGGAACATTGTCTGATTCTAGTGTCATTGCAGTGAAGAAGCTTGAAAGCATTAGCCAAGGTGAGAAGCAGTTCAGAACAGAAGTGAGCACAATTGGGACAGTCCAACATGTGAATCTTGTAAGGCTTCGCGGGTTCTGTTCCGAAGGTACTAAAAAACTTCTGGTTTATGATTACATGCCAAATGGTTCCTTGGATTCGAAAATGTTTCAGGAAGATAGCTCAAAGGTGTTGGATTGGAAACTGAGGTACCAAATTGCTCTTGGAACAGCAAGAGGGTTGACTTACCTTCACGAGAAGTGTAGAGACTGCATCATACACTGTGATGTGAAGCCAGAAAACATTCTCCTTGATGCTGATTTTGTTCCAAAGGTGGCAGACTTTGGCCTTGCAAAGCTGGTTGGAAGGGACTTCAGCAGGGTCCTCACTACCATGAGAGGGACAAGAGGTTATCTTGCCCCAGAGTGGATATCAGGTGTGGCTATCACTGCCAAAGCTGATGTCTACAGCTATGGAATGATGCTTTTCGAGTTTGTGTCAGGTAGGAGGAACTCTGAGGCATCGAAAGATTGTGAAGTGAGATTCTTCCCTACTTTTGCTGCAAACACTGTCCACCAAGAAGGGAATGTGCTTAGCTTGTTGGACCCTAGGTTGGAGGGAAATGCTGACATTGAAGAGGTCACTAGAGTCATAAAAATTGCTTCATGGTGTGTCCAAGATGATGAATCTCATAGACCTTCCATGGGTCAGGTGGTTCAAATCCTTGAAGGGTTCTTGGATGTGACTTTGCCTCCAATTCCAAGGACCCTTCAAGCCTTTGTTGACAACCATGAGAACATAGTTTTCTTCACTGACTCCAGCTCCACCCAGAGTTCACAGGTAAAGAGTACCTCCTCTCAAGCCAAGAGCAATACCTCATCCAATAATTCTCAGTCCTCATGA